ATCGCTTCCCGCTTACCTCCAGCTCCCAGTAGCGTTGAATTCCGCTCTGGAAAATGACCAGCGTCAGCTCGTCCAGTTCGTTCATGAGTGGCCAAGTTTTGGTGGCCATAGCTACACAGTTCTCCCAGTAAATGTCGTCCAACATGATTTCGTAGTTGTAGGACACTTCGTCCGTAATGTAGTCGCCGACGGCGTAGTGGCCGTATGGCAACCGTTCGATACTGTACGCCAGCTTTCGCTGCTTGGCATGGCTATGAAGCACATCTTTCGGGTATGTGACAAAATTGGCCAGCAACTTTACAATCGTTggctagagagagagatagagagagagagagaggaaccGGGATGAAAAGTATAGTTCTGTAGTACACCTCCACAATGGAACCGGAGCACAACGTTTACGGACCTGCGTTGCAAGTTGGATGGAGAAAATCCACGCATCGTGTGTTGAGCCCCAGCGTAGATCACGGTCAGCAAGGTCCTGTACGGTGTCGATAGATTTTTCGTACCTTGGTACCGTCATTACACTGGCTAGCCCGCCACTGTACGCGTTGCCTATCATTAAACCAACGAACAGAAGCGATCCGATAAGGATCATCTGCGAGGTGTAAGGATTACGGTTGATGCGCAGTAACACGGCTTGGAGGATGAAGATTGAGATCACACCCATCATGGACTCGCACACATCAACCCGATGTGCCTGTGGAGTAGTGTGGTAATTTAATCGTTTTTCTTGAGCAAATGTAATCAACTTTACCTTATCCGCTTTAAATTTCTGCGTTACGAAGCTAACTATCACCACGAAAACGGTGGACACTGCTACGGTTCCCAGCACAGCCATCCACAGAATGGTGGAAAACGGAAGAATACCAATCATCCACGAGGACAGTGGTAAGGGTTTCGGCGCGATGCATGTCACACCGGTACGTGAGATCGGTTTCGAGAGGGCCAGAAACAGGGATTCGTGGTACCAAGAGTATAGTGCACCTACGCCAACATCAGCCCGCCGCTCGACTATCGCACCAATGATTCCGTCACCCGTCCGGTTGTCATAAATCTGTCCCCATTCGCCTGCTTCGTCTAGCGAGATCTCTAGGCTGCAGTTTAGTTTGGCACAAAACTCCACAAACAGACGGGACTCGGTACCGTCGATAGCTAGGGAACGATTGTGCTGGTAGTACGCGTTCGCATCGTCCGGATTGTCTACATTGCTCCACAGTGTGTAGGGTTCGTAGTTGAAGATGGCAAGCCGTACATAACGTCCCCGCAGATTAGTACGCTTGTTAGGGAACAGATTAATGCTTTTGCTGGACACTGGGCGAGACAATTCGTAACTATCCAAGAGTATCCATTCTTCGGTGTCGAATTGATTCGTGAAGAGATCCACTCGGTTGTGTGCAAGTTGAGGGTGCACCAGTAACAAATCCATCACGTCATGAATGGCACTGTGAGTCAGGACAGCAGCACGCACATTTTCTGTCGTTTGTCGTTCGTGTATGATGATGATCCGTTTGTGGTAGTATCGTGTCGTAGCACGATCATGCACGTAATGAAACTGATCCAAAAAAGTGATGACCGTCGACTGTGCTAGAATGAAGGTCTGTAGGAAGATAGATCAGTGATATGCGTGATAGCTCTGCATTGGGTTGATAATTAGTGGTTTGCATGGAATCGGATGGGGAAGTTTATCTCAACAAATGTCGCTTGCCGTACTTGCATGAGGGATGATAAACAACTTTAGAAAGACACACGAATATCTTAACTAACCTGACATCCATTTTCTATTGCTGCCAGAAGAACGTTGGATTCGTTGGTGGACAAATTTATCAGCATAACCGGGTGTGGAAAGTGCTCGGTAGCTGCGGTCCAATGTCCAACATTGTTAATTCCCACCACTATACAGGTACAGAAGAAGGTTACCAAATGTTGATTGACTGTAAAAATGGAGGCCCTTGATAACGTTATTGCTTTCTAAACCTAAAAAGAGAACTTACATATCCATATTAGCAGTTGGTTCAATTCGAAAGGAAATATCACAGACTGTGTTAGATCTAAAAGCTCCCTACTGATGTTCATTGCTTGACTCACTTATTAGTTTAATGATCCTGCACATCTTTTCTTTTAGACTTTATGACCGTTGAATTTATACCATTGATCGCAATAAGTTGTACAATATTGATACATAAACAAGCCAGAACGGGACATAGATGATTGGAAATTGGCAATTTCCTAGCAAACCTATTTCTCTCATTGAATGAAATAGTTTTCAAACAATCTTGTGTATTCATTTGATAGAGACTTTGGCGGTGCAAACAATCGATAAGctgattgattgttttaaCTTCAATTAAGATCCTTCCTTAGCAAATGATTTAAGCGGGACCCTTGAtaaactgtttgtttactcGTTACAAATGTCTCAATTACAGTGAAAGTCAGCAAATACTTGCTAATGAGGACACGCTACAACTTGGGTGGGAATGCATTTTTCAGGAAGCAAAATGTTCTGCTGACTTCTTGAGAATCACTCACGGTTATATCTGTAGTCTGACCGATTGATAATACATGACGCAATTGATGTCTTAAGCCAGTTAGTGCACAGTGACACACCAAAGTATTCCGAGTATTACGACGACGATATCAACCCGCAATGTATACCTCATCACGTATGCATGCAAAACAACTTGTCCGAGTGTTTAATCGTCAACGATCTCTCCAGCACAATCCGATAAAACATGTAGGCAGTACCAATTGgcgtgacaaaaaaaaaagggaaaactacCATCCACATGTCTGGCATGCGTCACTCTAGGTGTTTTGATAATTCGGGCGGAAATTGAGTTTCGGTGGGCGAATACTGTCCTCCGGGTGGTCGggtgtgcagcagcagcagtagctaaTGTTTATAATTAGTCGATCGATGAACGGATGGGGTGCTGGAAACAAGGTGCACATGCAATTGTCCGCTATCAGCAGCTAGAGCGTGTTGGAATGGACGATCGACACGATCCTACCGAATCGTGTTGTGTATAAAAGATTACATTTTAGCACTGGCCGGTGTATAGTTTGCGTTCATACCCAGCACGATGAAGTTCTCCATAGCTCTAGTAGCCTTCTGTTTCGCCGTAACGGCGGTCAATGTTAAGGTAAACCGCTCATTCATGAAGCCCACTTGCTCGACCGTGCGTTCCCAGTCTCAGCTAACGTTCCTTCGCTCTTTTGCAGGCGGATCAGGCTGAGGAGATGGAACAGGCGAAGGAAATGCTGCGAGGATTGGCGGCCGAATGTAAAACGAAGGAAGGTGCAACGGATGACGATGTGGAGGGGTTCGTCAGCGATAAGATGCCCGAATCGCGTACCCAGAAATGTTTGGCCGGCTGTATGCAGGAACAGTTCGGTATTTCGAATGGGAAAACGTTCCAGGAGGATGGATTTATTGAAATCGCCAAAATGCTTATGAAGGGTGATGAGAGCAAGATCGAGGTAGCGAAGGAGATTGCGGCGGATTGTAAGGATGTGACGAACGATGATCGGTGTGAGCTGGCGGTGGATATCATGAACTGTTTGAAGGAGTCGGCCGAAAAGCATGGTATTGAGCTGAAACACTAACGGtctatttttttctccacgaACAAATCACACCACGAGCAATAAACGACGGCAACTGGGTGAGGACGTATGTACCAAACCGGAAGGAAAATATAAGAGATTGCCATCTTACGGAAGGCTCTTCTTTATTCGTATTGCTTTATTTCGCttccatgatgatgatgcacacCGTTCTAGTCAAATTTGTAATTCTGCATTACCTCGTTAAATATGGGCTTACAGTCAATCTTCGCATTTAAACGTGCACAAAGTAGAAATACTCCCGAAAGCTTGCGGTGCAGTGAATAGATTTCTTCCGGCGGTGGACACAACCGGTGAGCGATCATGACCGGTACGAGTGCCGCAATTTTCTTCGTAGTGCTCTGCCGCCCAAATTCGAACTCACCAGGTACGCTGAACACTTCCCCCAGGATCAGTACCGCGTCAATGTGTGCATTTTCCATTGCTGGCGTTTCGTAGCCGGTAAGGAAACCCATCTTGCGCGATAACTCCAGTATTTGTTGACGGTCGTTTTTGGTGGCCGCAATAATTACCTAGAAGGTTAAAGGGTGCGTTAAATATACTAGTCGGAAATTTAAAAGCACTTGTCGGATTGTGCTTACTCTTAAATAGTCGTCCATGAATGCTTTCTGGTAGAAGCGTGTTGCACCAAAATCGATCAGCATAACCTGTTTCGTGGACGCGTCGTACAGGAAGTTAGACCAGTTCGGATCCGTTTGCATGCATCGAAACGTAAATAGCTCGTTCAGGCAGAGCTTCATCACACAATAAGCTATGTGATCGCGATGCTCTTGACTGCAAATGGAAgtaaaaagaatttatttaatacCTCCCTCCAATTCTCGTAAGCAGCGGGGCTTACCTCATGTCGAAGCACCGATCCATCGGCACACCCGGTACAAGTTCCGTCGTCAGAACATTCTTCGAGGTGAGTTCCTTCACCACGCGTGGCACTCGATACTCCGGCATGTGACGTATCATTTCGGCAAACCGTTCCGTATATTCGGCCTCGCGCGTATAATCCACCTCCCAGGCTAGCTCACGTTTTGCCACCGCTACCACATTGTCGATGAACACACCGGCCGGAAACACGTCCCAAACCTTCAGCATCGAAACTAAATTGTCGATATCGCTTTCGATACTTTTGGCAACGCCAGGATACTGAATCTTGATCGCTACTTCCATCCCATCGTCCTTCAGCACGCCCCGATGCACTTGCCCGATCGAAGCGGCCGCAAACGGTTTCTGGTCAAAGCTTTGCAACTTCGCGCGCCAGTTTGGGCCAAGTTCGCTGACGAGTTGCTTTTCTACCTGCCAGTCGGGCATGTAATCGGCGGCCTGACGTACCCGTTCGAACGCTTTTACCAGCTGCGGCGATACGATGTTCGAATCCTGAATACTAAGAATCTGGCCCAGTTTTAGGGCGGCGCCACGAACTTTGCACAGTGTGTCAACGATACGTTCGGCGTTGGTAGGGCTAAAGAGGGCCTGCTTCACGTCTAATGTCCCTCCAATACCGAGAGCACCTTTCGCAAGTTCATTTACCGTGCCCAGCCCCAGTCCAGCAAATAGTCCACCGAATGATGCGAGCCGGGCCACACGAGATGAGGGCACCTTGCGCTGCTTGGCAACGGTGCTTAGTTGAGGGAGATCGATCGGTTGCGCTGGATTGGTCGGGGGTGCTAGTGGTTGTGCTGCCGCAGCAGGAGGATTTTTATCGTACGAGGAAACAAAATGCATCATCTTTTCTATTTGTTGCTCGTCTCGGGTAAAAGCTTTCGTTGAGCGAGCCAGCTCCGTACGAGCTGGCTCCGGAGGTAGAGTGGTTTGTGATGtcgttgtgtgttgtggtgcAGCCGGAGCCGCTGTAGCCATTATTGGTTCCGCAGCTTTCGCGGTGGATGGTTTGTTATTGTCTAAGCTTAACTTTATTTCCCGATTCTTGCTGTGTTCCGATAGAATCGATTCCAGTTCCTTTAGTGTTATCTTCGAAATGTCCAAGCTCGCTATATCGCCCTGTGGTCCATCGGTAGCTGTAGCAGACACTGCCCCAGAAGCCGGGACACGTTGGTTCAGAAAAGCTTCTGGAGAGAGTGGTCCTACTTTTGGCATCGCTGCTACGGTCAGTTGTCGTAAGCCTTCCGCAACCACTGCTGTCCGTTCAATGGTTTCGCGCAACATTCCACCGGCCTTTTCCAGCTCTTTGGTGGGATTGTTAAGCACCTGCTTTACCGATTGCTCTCCGGTGGATAGTTGCTGTTCGAGCACTTCCCGTACGCTCGAATTGGCCCACAGATGTTTAGCGTACTCGGATTGTGATTTGCCTACGGCATCGGCAACAATTTTGAGGCCTCGCAGAATACCAACGGCGTCTTGTGCACGGGACATTTTGAAGCTTAAAAGGTGGACTTTTGCActtaaataactttttttaacaGATTCAATACAACAACTTCAGGTAACCTTATTTCACAACATGATACTGGCGATTAGATAATAAACATGCAAGCCGGTGAGGGAAAAGGTGCTTCTAGAACTGTCAAACGGAacagttgtaaataaataaactttgtCCAAGCAACGGTTGCACGAAGAAGGGTAAAACGCTTCAGCGCCACTAGCGGAATGAGAAAGAActgaacatttaaaaatttatcaaacggTACACGCTTTTTGCATTATGGATTTGGGAATTCGTTCAATAAGAATTTGTAAAGAATATTATTCAGATATTGTGGTATTGGCACgcgacataaaaatataaataatcaaaataaactATTTGTAACAGCGGAAAAACATACGCTTTAactaaattttccaaaattgaaAGCTTACATTCACCTTTCAGCGGTGATAGGGACGGGGCTCAAACCCCATCCAGGTTGCAAATCCCATTCCCCGTACTTTGGACtgactatcgaactacgtggtatcagtaagtTTAGTAAGTCATTATGTGGCCGACGTGGCCTAGTAGTTCGTcgagccaagaagaaagtaTCATCCCGGAAAGTATTTTGTAGTACGAACCAAACATTTACCCCTATATACCAAGGAAATCGAATCGATTTAATTGCTAGGTTTTGTAAACAACTGTAAAATTGCTTTTCAGTCAATCTTTTCGCACCGTATAAATCAGGTCAGGTGATGATATTGGTGCAAAACCGGGGATTAAATAATACAACCAATGTTCACAGATCGTTCAGTGGAGGCAAGGAACTAAGGGAGGAAAATCACTCAACCCACGTGTGCAAGTTACGCGAAACTAATGTGATTttcgagagagaaagacagcGCACTGCCAACGGGTGCTGCATTGGTTTGCATGTGTGCTAGCCATTTTGGCTAGTGTCTCAGCCAGAGCCTTTCACATTATGTCACTGTGGTAATGTTCGGACGAAGACGAAACTGTTTTGGGGTGGACTTAATAAGGTAACCgaaatcaatgttttttttgttactaacGTTCATTATCAACCACCGTTCCGATTGATCGCGGATCCACTTTTATGACGTACAATCAACACTCCGCTTTGGGGCAACTTTTCACCGACTCATCCGATACTTTCTCTGTCGCACATCGCGAGCGCGAGTTCCgataggcgtctccattgatgCGCAACTCCGGTGTGGCACGTGGTAAAGAGTTTGTACGTTGGTGTGAATCGTTGAAGCAACATTGGATACTTTTTTGGTTAGAATAGAATAGAGTGAAGCATAATTCTAACTCCCAAAACCTTCAAACATGGATAACGATAGAGGGCCGATTCCGCCAACCAGGGCGGGAGAGTTTTCGTTCTCATCTTTACCTTGGCGTAATCAGacaatttgtaatttcatGAGTCGAACGGCCATTGGCTAGAGAACAATATTTTCAAGCTGGGAAAATGTCAACCACCGCCCCAGTGACCTTGAAGAAGGCCATTTGTTGCTACATGATGCCGTTGGGCAAATGGAAGCAAAGCGTGGTGTTTAAAGTGTTGTTTGCAAATTAGGCGATTCATTTCCGTTTTCTCACCCATTGTGACGGTGTGTTATGGGTGGATGATGTTGTTTATGCGCGTGAAATATCGTTTAATCCTATGTACTAATCAGAGAAGAGCTGGTACTGTGGTGTGGTTAAAGGCGGAATTGTTTTTTCAACCGTTAGATTGTGGACTGACCGAAAGGGTTTTGAAAAGaagttctttttcttggctcaacgatcAACTAAATCCCCCGCTGGTCATCGAATAGCTTACCAGGCTTGTTGATACGCAGTTGGATAGCTCAACtaatggtccggatggaataATAAATTCGGTCTTACAGGGCAGGCCGTTGGCCGGTacgttttttattcataaagcaCAGCCAGATCTTATCGTTTTCAATTAACTTATAAGCAAAATTCACCTTTCACCTAGCCAGGAGACATTTTCTGCTCCGAGTCGGTGAAACGGGCCCATATTCCGAGTGTATTTGCTCATCGGTACTTTAGCCATGGGTGACATAAAgaagtttgttatttttttaagaggTAAACGATCGTCTATTTCGTCAATTGTCTATTAGTTGGACCAGTGGCAGATTGGAGGGATTTGTCAGTTACAGAATCCCTTCAATTTTAGAATGATTAATCCAAATACACTCCTCCCTTCCCTTTCGCCAGAGCAGTTATCTAGAGCCACAGTAGCTGCCTCGTATAAGGGCCTGCGACTGCATGATCTAGATCAACAGGGACCGGTTCAATCTGCTACTGAGTTTGGCGAATAAATGAATTAGATATAAACCTTCCTTTTCAAATTGGTCCAGAAAATTGTGAATCATTTTGCAATAACTCTCCGGTCAGTGGCAGCCCTGAAAAAGAGAAGACGGACCTTGGAAACCTTTTTGTCACTTGTAAACCGCAGTTTCTGTTGAATGCTTCTGTCGCTAAAATGGTCGGATGGTCTGGTGTATGTTTAAAGGCTTTCCCTGCTTCAGAAGTGTCAGAATCTTATAAAGATTTGACCAATCGTATCTGGCCGACACAACATGTGTAGCGCAAAGTTCGTTTAATGCTCCCGTCATAGTTGCCGTAAATAAACTGAAGAAGATCTCAAATTTTCACAACATGTAGTCAACTAGCATACATTGACCACTGACCGAGCACCAGGTGACAACATTTTATCGCTTCTTTTTAAGGCATTGGATATTGGTTCAACAAGACCTCTAGCAATGtcataaaaatttgaaaaaaaggaaaattaatgaaaataatgagacTTAGTTGCAATACCTTCGTAGACAAAGTTTGCAAGAAGCTTCGTATGTGGTGCATTCTTTCTTACCCGATCTGTCTTATTGCCtcttcaagtttttttttcaagttcgTAGACTCAACTTGCTTAAAATTCCTTTTCATTTCTCACTGCTCTAAGCATATCTATGTATTTAGACCCCATGTAAAAAAATGACCTTCTCTTTTCTCAGCACTAGCTATTGTTTAAAACGtgccaaacacacataaaatacCGCTACGTCCTACGTTACCCAGATCCTACGGCTATGATAAATCATCCTTTCGTTCACATTCGCTGCAGTCTGCAGACCCACCGGTAGGAGAGTGGGATAATTGATGCTTGTTTGAGATGTTTCTGAACGGGGACTACATGCCAATGAACCTACTGCAACAAGTGATCCCCGTCACGTAGAAAAAATGCGGTATATGTAGTTTTGTAATACTAGGGACCTACTTTTTTGTAACAAACGACGTAATACACGAGTTGTGCGAAAGATGTTAATTCGTATTCGTATTGCTTTGAAATCCAAGTACGTTTTCCCATCTCAAACTTTCGCATACGTCATTCCCAACGGAGTATAGGTGAAATGAGTTTGTTTGTACCACCACGTTATTGATCACTTCAAGATGGCAAGGATCGAGCAAATGCGTCTTGTTATGGCCGTTCATTGCTGACATTACTTTCTTTTCAATCA
This genomic window from Anopheles maculipalpis chromosome 2RL, idAnoMacuDA_375_x, whole genome shotgun sequence contains:
- the LOC126565001 gene encoding general odorant-binding protein 19d-like — translated: MKFSIALVAFCFAVTAVNVKLQADQAEEMEQAKEMLRGLAAECKTKEGATDDDVEGFVSDKMPESRTQKCLAGCMQEQFGISNGKTFQEDGFIEIAKMLMKGDESKIEVAKEIAADCKDVTNDDRCELAVDIMNCLKESAEKHGIELKH
- the LOC126564990 gene encoding uncharacterized protein LOC126564990, giving the protein MNISRELLDLTQSVIFPFELNQLLIWIFNQHLVTFFCTCIVVGINNVGHWTAATEHFPHPVMLINLSTNESNVLLAAIENGCQTFILAQSTVITFLDQFHYVHDRATTRYYHKRIIIIHERQTTENVRAAVLTHSAIHDVMDLLLVHPQLAHNRVDLFTNQFDTEEWILLDSYELSRPVSSKSINLFPNKRTNLRGRYVRLAIFNYEPYTLWSNVDNPDDANAYYQHNRSLAIDGTESRLFVEFCAKLNCSLEISLDEAGEWGQIYDNRTGDGIIGAIVERRADVGVGALYSWYHESLFLALSKPISRTGVTCIAPKPLPLSSWMIGILPFSTILWMAVLGTVAVSTVFVVIVSFVTQKFKADKAHRVDVCESMMGVISIFILQAVLLRINRNPYTSQMILIGSLLFVGLMIGNAYSGGLASVMTVPRYEKSIDTVQDLADRDLRWGSTHDAWIFSIQLATQPTIVKLLANFVTYPKDVLHSHAKQRKLAYSIERLPYGHYAVGDYITDEVSYNYEIMLDDIYWENCVAMATKTWPLMNELDELTLVIFQSGIQRYWELEVVTKFADNKVQHAISNSRHFDNPGPIALQPSHLLGAFFLLAVGLGLGLVCFLLELLWHRNRQRKLNHKHFASMSVTQTIF
- the LOC126557291 gene encoding atypical kinase COQ8B, mitochondrial → MSRAQDAVGILRGLKIVADAVGKSQSEYAKHLWANSSVREVLEQQLSTGEQSVKQVLNNPTKELEKAGGMLRETIERTAVVAEGLRQLTVAAMPKVGPLSPEAFLNQRVPASGAVSATATDGPQGDIASLDISKITLKELESILSEHSKNREIKLSLDNNKPSTAKAAEPIMATAAPAAPQHTTTSQTTLPPEPARTELARSTKAFTRDEQQIEKMMHFVSSYDKNPPAAAAQPLAPPTNPAQPIDLPQLSTVAKQRKVPSSRVARLASFGGLFAGLGLGTVNELAKGALGIGGTLDVKQALFSPTNAERIVDTLCKVRGAALKLGQILSIQDSNIVSPQLVKAFERVRQAADYMPDWQVEKQLVSELGPNWRAKLQSFDQKPFAAASIGQVHRGVLKDDGMEVAIKIQYPGVAKSIESDIDNLVSMLKVWDVFPAGVFIDNVVAVAKRELAWEVDYTREAEYTERFAEMIRHMPEYRVPRVVKELTSKNVLTTELVPGVPMDRCFDMSQEHRDHIAYCVMKLCLNELFTFRCMQTDPNWSNFLYDASTKQVMLIDFGATRFYQKAFMDDYLRVIIAATKNDRQQILELSRKMGFLTGYETPAMENAHIDAVLILGEVFSVPGEFEFGRQSTTKKIAALVPVMIAHRLCPPPEEIYSLHRKLSGVFLLCARLNAKIDCKPIFNEVMQNYKFD